One stretch of Monomorium pharaonis isolate MP-MQ-018 chromosome 10, ASM1337386v2, whole genome shotgun sequence DNA includes these proteins:
- the LOC105830332 gene encoding thioredoxin, mitochondrial, with protein sequence MLCSIRNCMPFMVRRISLFRQNNKRYEINNNSEFVNKVMNGTVPVIVNFHADWCDPCKILTPRLIELIEPMDKLDLAIIDVEENPELVHVFEVKAVPAVIAISNGLVVDKFIGLVNNEMIENLIQKLTQEGPIATESNDTKS encoded by the coding sequence atgcTGTGCAGTATAAGAAATTGCATGCCGTTTATGGTGAGACGTATTTCATTATTTCGCCAGAATAACAAACGATACGAGATAAACAATAACAGCGAGTTCGTGAACAAGGTGATGAACGGCACTGTGCCAGTTATAGTCAATTTTCACGCAGATTGGTGTGACCCGTGTAAAATACTGACGCCCAGGCTGATAGAACTTATAGAGCCTATGGATAAGTTGGATCTAGCTATAATCGACGTTGAAGAGAACCCCGAACTGGTGCACGTCTTTGAGGTAAAGGCTGTACCTGCGGTGATAGCAATCTCGAATGGCTTAGTTGTAGACAAGTTTATCGGCTTAGTTAACAACGAGATGATAGAGAATCTAATACAAAAACTGACACAAGAAGGACCAATAGCTACGGAAAGTAATGATACCAAGTCGTAG
- the LOC105830337 gene encoding uncharacterized protein LOC105830337, protein MTTLILGVGVGLFIILGLWVLAALVFVVSLRVERKVGAIAILIVSVLTIILISVPRASEKPASKDSKVYDRLFIWRVILLIVLLVSAIISLVGYIKFGLVEVVRPIRISSWVL, encoded by the exons ATGACCACCCTGATACTCGGCGTCGGCGTGGGACTATTCATCATCCTCGGTCTGTGGGTTCTGGCCGCGCTGGTGTTCGTGGTGTCGTTGCGCGTCGAGAGGAAGGTTGGCGCGATCGCGATACTAATCGTGAGCGTGCTCACGATTATTCTAATCAGTGTGCCGCGCGCGTCGGAGAAGCCAGCTTCTAAGGACAGCAAG GTATACGATCGACTTTTCATCTGGCGTGTAATACTTCTGATTGTGTTACTTGTCTCAGCCATAATTTCCCTTGTTGGATACATCAAATTCGGATTGGTGGAAGTTGTTAGACCAATAAGGATATCCAGCTGGGTTCTCTAG